A genomic region of Clavibacter michiganensis subsp. insidiosus contains the following coding sequences:
- a CDS encoding ImmA/IrrE family metallo-endopeptidase yields the protein MSVRIPVSAEVLRWAVKRAGWGEDTVHGRFPRFEQWLVADPAPTLQQLQSFAHAAHVPFGYLMLETPPAEPIPIPDFRTRGDAQREDLSPDLRDTIYLCQRRQAWFRDFAVAHGLEPVPLVGSASVGDPVEPVAERIRDAIGFGMDRRSAFGSWEAAFRQLIDLIEDAGVLVSVNGVVGADTHRVLDPVEFGGFALVDDFAPLIFINAADAKAAQIFTIVHELAHIAAGESALSDAGVDRLDHDEHERWCNQIAAEVLVPQATLPGVFRGVADASELQRLAVLYRVSTLVVLRRLHDTQLIGREDYRMWYREELARVQEFARKAKDGISGGNFYKTQPLRLGRRFARAVVADARGGRTTYGEAYRLLGTAKPETFGKLADELGVA from the coding sequence ATGAGCGTCCGCATCCCAGTGAGCGCGGAGGTTCTGCGCTGGGCAGTCAAGCGTGCCGGGTGGGGCGAGGACACGGTTCACGGCCGATTCCCGCGGTTCGAGCAGTGGTTGGTCGCCGATCCCGCACCGACTCTCCAGCAGTTGCAGTCTTTCGCTCACGCCGCCCATGTGCCGTTCGGCTATCTCATGCTCGAAACTCCTCCCGCGGAGCCCATCCCGATCCCCGATTTCCGGACTCGCGGTGACGCGCAGCGCGAGGATCTGTCTCCCGACCTTCGAGACACGATCTACCTGTGTCAGCGCCGCCAGGCGTGGTTCCGCGACTTCGCCGTCGCGCATGGTCTCGAGCCTGTTCCACTCGTTGGTTCCGCGTCCGTGGGCGACCCAGTCGAGCCGGTTGCCGAACGCATTCGAGATGCCATCGGCTTCGGCATGGATCGGCGAAGCGCGTTCGGAAGTTGGGAGGCGGCGTTCCGGCAGCTCATCGACCTCATCGAGGACGCGGGCGTGCTTGTATCCGTCAACGGGGTGGTCGGTGCTGATACGCACCGGGTGCTGGATCCCGTCGAGTTCGGCGGATTCGCTCTCGTCGACGACTTCGCACCTCTGATCTTCATCAATGCCGCGGACGCGAAGGCAGCGCAGATCTTCACGATCGTGCATGAACTGGCCCACATCGCAGCCGGGGAATCCGCGCTCTCTGACGCGGGCGTAGATCGCCTCGATCACGACGAGCACGAACGGTGGTGCAATCAGATCGCCGCCGAGGTCTTGGTACCTCAGGCGACGCTCCCTGGAGTGTTCAGAGGTGTAGCCGACGCTAGCGAGCTTCAGCGACTCGCTGTCCTCTACCGGGTGAGCACGCTCGTGGTGCTGCGTCGCCTCCACGACACGCAGCTCATCGGGCGGGAGGATTACCGGATGTGGTACCGGGAAGAGCTCGCCAGGGTGCAGGAGTTCGCAAGGAAAGCGAAGGACGGAATCAGCGGGGGAAACTTCTACAAGACGCAGCCTTTGCGTCTAGGTCGCAGGTTCGCGCGTGCTGTCGTCGCCGATGCCCGAGGCGGCCGGACCACCTATGGAGAGGCCTACCGGCTTCTTGGGACAGCGAAGCCCGAGACGTTCGGGAAGCTCGCTGACGAGTTGGGAGTCGCGTGA
- a CDS encoding DoxX family protein, whose product MTAHTVTTTAAGAGRTTSAAAPVLAVDERTRVTTERGRVALAVLRIATGFVFLWAFLDKTFGLGFSTPVERAWVNGGTPAQGFLTSPAVTGPLAPFFAGLANPLVDVLFMLAMLGTGLAVILGIGLRVSAVVGTGVMLLMYLAEWPFAANAASTNPLVDYHIVYALALIVVAYLSAGDTFGLGRAWRRLPIVRSQRWLV is encoded by the coding sequence ATGACCGCCCACACCGTCACCACCACCGCAGCCGGGGCGGGACGGACCACGAGCGCCGCCGCCCCCGTCCTCGCCGTCGACGAGCGCACCCGCGTCACCACGGAGCGGGGCCGCGTCGCGCTCGCCGTGCTCCGGATCGCGACCGGCTTCGTCTTCCTCTGGGCCTTCCTCGACAAGACCTTCGGCCTCGGCTTCTCCACCCCGGTGGAGCGCGCCTGGGTCAACGGCGGCACTCCCGCCCAGGGGTTCCTCACCAGCCCGGCCGTCACGGGTCCGCTCGCGCCGTTCTTCGCCGGGCTCGCGAACCCCCTCGTGGACGTGCTCTTCATGCTCGCGATGCTCGGCACCGGGCTCGCCGTGATCCTCGGCATCGGCCTGCGCGTCAGCGCCGTCGTCGGCACCGGCGTCATGCTGCTGATGTACCTCGCCGAGTGGCCGTTCGCCGCGAACGCCGCCTCGACCAACCCGCTCGTCGACTACCACATCGTCTACGCGCTGGCCCTGATCGTCGTCGCGTACCTGTCGGCCGGCGACACCTTCGGGCTCGGCCGGGCCTGGCGCCGGCTGCCGATCGTGCGGTCGCAGCGCTGGCTCGTGTAG
- a CDS encoding phosphoketolase family protein codes for MTLTAFPESVTPAAPAYAPGATPTPPSAFPHRAPAPLDAEALARLEMWWRTANYLSVGQIYLLDNPLLRRPLTFDDVKPRLLGHWGTTPGLNFIYAHLNRVIQQRDLDTVYVIGPGHGGPGMVANAYLDGTYTEVYPRITQDEEGVRRLFRQFSFPGGIPSHVAPETPGSFHEGGELGYALSHAYGAAFDNPGLLVAAVVGDGEAETGPLATSWHSNKFLDPLHDGVVLPILHLNGWKIANPTVLARIPESELLDLMRGYGHTPYVVSGGFHGEDPAAVHRRMAETMDVVLEQIADIKAAAAAGTLEGRPAWPMIILRTPKGWTCPKEIDGHPAENDWRAHQVPLASARDTEAHLRILEDWMRSYRPEELFDERGAPVALATALAPVGERRMSANPVANGGLLKRDLDLPDFRDYAVDVPTPGGSVHEPTRVLGDWLTDVVVRNPHDFRIFGPDETASNRLGGVLRVTDKQFDGEIRPTDEHLARAGRVMEMLSEHQCQGWLEGYLLTGRHGLFTSYEAFIHIVDSMLNQHAKWLKVSKGIPWRRPIASLNYLLSSHVWRQDHNGLSHQDPGFIDHVVNKKADVVRVYLPFDANTLLSTYDHCLRSEDYVNVVVAGKQPSFDWLSMDDAIAHMTRGIGIFDWAGTEVAGEAPDVIMGCAGDVPTLETLAAVSILREEIPGLKIRVVNVVDLMRLQSEGEHPHGLSEAGYDALFPAGIPVVFAYHGYPWLIHRLTYRRANNAQLHVRGYKEEGSTTTPFDMVMLNDMDRYHLVIDAIDRTPGLSRTQGPLRQRMEDARLRARQYTREHGEDIPEVADWTWADSVTGSVHAANVGVGQLSVASSTGGDNE; via the coding sequence ATGACCCTCACCGCGTTCCCGGAATCCGTCACGCCCGCCGCGCCCGCCTACGCTCCCGGGGCGACGCCCACGCCCCCTTCCGCCTTCCCGCACCGCGCGCCCGCCCCGCTCGACGCCGAGGCCCTCGCCCGCCTCGAGATGTGGTGGCGCACCGCGAACTACCTCTCCGTCGGCCAGATCTACCTGCTCGACAACCCGCTGCTGCGCCGCCCGCTGACCTTCGACGACGTGAAGCCGCGCCTCCTCGGCCACTGGGGCACGACGCCCGGCCTCAACTTCATCTACGCGCACCTCAACCGCGTGATCCAGCAGCGCGACCTCGACACCGTCTACGTGATCGGCCCGGGCCACGGCGGCCCCGGCATGGTCGCGAACGCGTACCTCGACGGCACGTACACCGAGGTGTACCCGCGGATCACGCAGGACGAGGAGGGCGTGCGCCGCCTGTTCCGCCAGTTCTCGTTCCCCGGCGGGATCCCCAGCCACGTCGCCCCGGAGACCCCCGGCTCCTTCCACGAGGGCGGCGAGCTCGGCTACGCGCTCTCCCACGCCTACGGCGCCGCGTTCGACAACCCGGGGCTGCTGGTCGCCGCGGTCGTCGGCGACGGCGAGGCGGAGACAGGGCCGTTGGCCACCAGCTGGCACTCGAACAAGTTCCTCGACCCGCTGCACGACGGCGTGGTCCTGCCGATCCTCCACCTCAACGGCTGGAAGATCGCGAACCCGACCGTGCTCGCCCGCATCCCCGAGTCGGAGCTGCTGGACCTGATGCGCGGCTACGGCCACACGCCCTACGTCGTCTCGGGCGGCTTCCACGGCGAGGATCCCGCGGCCGTCCACCGCCGCATGGCCGAGACGATGGACGTGGTGCTCGAGCAGATCGCCGACATCAAGGCCGCCGCTGCCGCCGGCACGCTCGAGGGCCGCCCGGCCTGGCCGATGATCATCCTCCGCACCCCGAAGGGCTGGACCTGCCCGAAGGAGATCGACGGCCACCCGGCCGAGAACGACTGGCGCGCCCACCAGGTGCCGCTCGCCAGCGCGCGCGACACCGAGGCGCACCTCCGGATCCTCGAGGACTGGATGCGGTCGTACCGGCCCGAGGAGCTGTTCGACGAGCGCGGCGCCCCGGTCGCCCTCGCCACCGCGCTCGCTCCGGTCGGCGAGCGCCGCATGAGCGCCAACCCGGTCGCCAACGGCGGCCTCCTGAAGCGCGACCTCGACCTGCCCGACTTCCGCGACTACGCGGTCGACGTGCCGACGCCCGGCGGATCCGTGCACGAGCCCACGCGCGTGCTCGGCGACTGGCTCACCGACGTCGTCGTCCGCAACCCGCACGACTTCCGGATCTTCGGCCCCGACGAGACCGCCAGCAACCGGCTGGGCGGCGTGCTGCGCGTCACCGACAAGCAGTTCGACGGCGAGATCCGCCCCACCGACGAGCACCTCGCGCGCGCCGGCCGGGTGATGGAGATGCTCAGCGAGCACCAGTGCCAGGGCTGGCTGGAGGGCTACCTGCTCACCGGCCGCCACGGCCTCTTCACCTCGTACGAGGCGTTCATCCACATCGTCGACTCGATGCTCAACCAGCACGCGAAGTGGCTCAAGGTCTCCAAGGGGATCCCGTGGCGCCGCCCCATCGCGTCGCTCAACTACCTGCTGTCGTCGCACGTCTGGCGCCAGGACCACAACGGCCTCTCGCACCAGGACCCGGGCTTCATCGACCACGTCGTGAACAAGAAGGCCGACGTCGTGCGCGTCTACCTGCCCTTCGACGCGAACACGCTGCTCTCCACCTACGACCACTGCCTGCGCTCCGAGGACTACGTGAACGTCGTCGTCGCCGGCAAGCAGCCGAGCTTCGACTGGCTCTCGATGGACGACGCGATCGCGCACATGACCCGCGGCATCGGCATCTTCGACTGGGCCGGCACCGAGGTGGCGGGCGAGGCGCCGGACGTGATCATGGGATGCGCGGGCGACGTGCCCACGCTCGAGACGCTCGCGGCCGTGTCGATCCTCCGCGAGGAGATCCCGGGACTCAAGATCCGCGTCGTCAACGTCGTCGACCTCATGCGCCTGCAGTCCGAGGGCGAGCACCCGCACGGCCTGTCGGAGGCGGGCTACGACGCGCTGTTCCCGGCCGGGATCCCGGTGGTCTTCGCGTACCACGGCTACCCGTGGCTCATCCACCGGCTCACCTACCGCCGCGCGAACAACGCGCAGCTGCACGTGCGCGGCTACAAGGAGGAGGGATCCACGACCACGCCGTTCGACATGGTGATGCTCAACGACATGGACCGGTACCACCTGGTGATCGACGCGATCGACCGCACGCCCGGCCTCAGCCGCACGCAGGGCCCGCTCCGCCAGCGGATGGAGGACGCCCGCCTCCGCGCCCGCCAGTACACGCGCGAGCACGGCGAGGACATCCCCGAGGTCGCCGACTGGACCTGGGCCGACTCCGTCACGGGCAGCGTGCACGCGGCGAACGT
- a CDS encoding acetate/propionate family kinase, translating into MPSDPASAPAASVLVLNAGSSSLKHRLVDPVTGAARASGTVERIGEPGGDAPDHESAVRIALDRVQAAHLPPPLAVGHRVVHGGSLFDRAVVVDADVERAIDELSALAPLHNPANLAGIRAARAVLPDVPHVAVFDTAFHRTIPEAASTYAIDADLAARFGIRRYGFHGTSHQFVSRAAAAFLGKPLEETRMIVLHIGNGASACAIDGGRSIETSMGLTPLEGLVMGTRSGDIDPAVLFHLHRQAGLGFDELEALLNRGSGLLGLTGSSDMRDVQAAELDGDPRAALALEVYRHRIRRYVGAYMAELGGLDAVVFTAGVGEHDSLLRRRSLAGLEHLGIQVDPDRNELASTHARRISPEGSPVAVLVVPTDEEWEIARQAAEVI; encoded by the coding sequence ATGCCCTCCGATCCCGCCTCCGCACCCGCCGCGTCCGTCCTCGTCCTCAACGCCGGCTCCTCCTCGCTCAAGCACCGGCTCGTGGATCCCGTCACGGGCGCCGCGCGCGCGTCCGGCACCGTGGAGCGCATCGGCGAGCCCGGCGGTGACGCGCCCGACCACGAGTCCGCCGTGCGCATCGCCCTCGATCGCGTCCAGGCCGCGCACCTGCCGCCGCCCCTCGCGGTCGGCCACCGCGTGGTGCACGGCGGATCCCTGTTCGACCGCGCCGTCGTGGTCGACGCCGACGTGGAGCGCGCCATCGACGAGCTCTCCGCCCTCGCGCCCCTGCACAACCCCGCGAACCTCGCCGGGATCCGCGCCGCCCGCGCCGTGCTGCCCGACGTGCCGCACGTCGCCGTCTTCGACACCGCGTTCCACCGCACGATCCCCGAGGCCGCCTCCACCTACGCGATCGACGCCGACCTCGCCGCGCGCTTCGGGATCCGCCGCTATGGCTTCCACGGCACCTCGCACCAATTCGTCTCGCGCGCGGCCGCCGCCTTCCTCGGGAAGCCGCTCGAGGAGACCCGCATGATCGTGCTGCACATCGGCAACGGCGCCTCCGCCTGCGCGATCGACGGCGGCCGCTCCATCGAGACCTCGATGGGCCTGACGCCGCTCGAGGGGCTCGTGATGGGCACGCGCTCGGGCGACATCGACCCGGCCGTGCTCTTCCACCTGCACCGCCAGGCGGGCCTCGGGTTCGACGAGCTGGAGGCGCTGCTCAACCGGGGCAGCGGGCTGCTCGGGCTCACCGGATCCAGCGACATGCGCGACGTGCAGGCCGCCGAGCTCGACGGCGACCCGCGCGCGGCGCTCGCGCTGGAGGTCTACCGGCACCGGATCCGCCGCTACGTCGGCGCCTACATGGCCGAGCTCGGCGGCCTCGACGCGGTGGTCTTCACCGCGGGCGTCGGCGAGCACGACTCCCTGCTGCGCCGCCGCAGCCTCGCCGGCCTCGAGCACCTCGGCATCCAGGTGGATCCCGACCGCAACGAGCTCGCCTCCACCCACGCCCGCCGCATCTCCCCGGAGGGCTCGCCCGTCGCGGTGCTGGTCGTGCCGACGGACGAGGAGTGGGAGATCGCGCGGCAGGCGGCGGAGGTCATCTGA
- a CDS encoding universal stress protein produces the protein MTARTDVEGTRVAGSPARIAAPCAVGYDGSAASVTALGWAVDRAIRSGGDVQLVGVVDDDAGGMGVAYAQQSARDLGALLSAAAARVASAHPGLAVTTRLVTGAVAPALAAAVRADDVLVVGSDKTGYARGRLYGVRSVQLASLVPGPLVVVPSADLRLRDGVVVALDGTATSDALARAGAEEASQAGCRVSLVHAVPQDGGADARHRGDEVLHRALDVAHQVDPGLEVTRHLTSRRPAEAILNLARDRALLVIGRSRRTPSPGIGGTLHEVLINANVPVMILPGTPTPKTDPRTTETEEARA, from the coding sequence ATGACAGCCCGGACGGACGTCGAGGGCACCCGCGTCGCCGGCTCCCCGGCCCGGATCGCGGCGCCCTGCGCGGTGGGCTACGACGGATCCGCGGCCAGCGTCACGGCGCTCGGCTGGGCCGTCGACCGGGCGATCCGCTCCGGCGGCGACGTGCAGCTGGTCGGCGTCGTCGACGACGACGCCGGCGGGATGGGCGTGGCCTACGCGCAGCAGAGCGCGCGCGACCTCGGCGCCCTCCTCTCCGCGGCGGCAGCGCGCGTCGCATCCGCCCACCCGGGCCTCGCCGTCACCACCCGCCTCGTCACGGGCGCCGTCGCCCCCGCCCTCGCCGCCGCGGTGCGCGCGGACGACGTGCTCGTCGTCGGATCCGACAAGACCGGCTACGCCCGCGGCCGCCTCTACGGCGTGCGCAGCGTGCAGCTCGCCTCCCTCGTGCCCGGCCCGCTCGTGGTCGTGCCCTCCGCCGACCTCCGGCTCCGCGACGGCGTCGTCGTGGCGCTCGACGGCACGGCCACGTCCGACGCGCTCGCCCGCGCGGGCGCCGAGGAGGCGTCGCAGGCGGGCTGCCGCGTGAGCCTCGTCCACGCCGTGCCGCAGGACGGCGGCGCCGACGCGCGCCACCGCGGCGACGAGGTGCTGCACCGCGCGCTCGACGTGGCGCACCAGGTGGATCCCGGCCTCGAGGTCACCCGGCACCTCACCTCGCGGCGCCCCGCCGAGGCGATCCTCAACCTGGCCCGCGACCGCGCGCTCCTCGTGATCGGCCGGTCCCGCCGCACGCCGTCGCCCGGCATCGGCGGCACCCTCCACGAGGTGCTCATCAACGCCAACGTGCCCGT
- a CDS encoding sensor histidine kinase, with product MRTDPPMGFPDLPRSALERSIADLVEKAGDVLQSQGRLRNLLAATRAIAEDLDLEDVLRRIAQAAVDLVGARYGALGVIGPDGRLEQFIHVGIDADLAARIGHLPRGLGVLGALIDDPEPVRREHLADDPRSAGFPAHHPPMDSFLGVPIRVRDEVYGNLYLTDRADGPFSPEDEELLTSLAAAAGVAIDNARLFGESERRQGWALAQAEIASALLDEDGDDPLGLIASSVIRLTDASVVAVVARTPSGAFATEDAWGEDAADYVGRVFSAEETPAAGVIASGLPALALGLAHPGSPDGERSTGSAITVPLARPGGLDAALVVARAPGSARFADLDLDLIADFAAHASVALELRGARAARERVALLEDRGRIARDLHDNVIQRLFAAGLSLNGMDVHAVAPSVHARIEAVQTLLDDAIAEIRTSVFALRASQPRAAGARHRLLDVVSEVAGSFPTPPRIVFHGHVDEVVAGDLLDDVEAVVREGLANAVRHADATAVVVEVGCTLDATTVRISDDGRGPTGRTHASGIRNLEARAEALGGSSSLAPQDAGGAVLTWSVPGPAAVAAGAVTAVDGAPEAAGRTR from the coding sequence GTGCGCACCGATCCGCCGATGGGCTTCCCCGACCTGCCCCGCTCCGCGCTGGAGAGGTCCATCGCCGACCTCGTCGAGAAGGCGGGCGACGTCCTCCAGTCGCAGGGCCGGCTGCGGAACCTGCTCGCCGCCACGCGCGCCATCGCCGAGGACCTCGACCTCGAGGACGTGCTGCGGCGCATCGCCCAGGCCGCCGTCGACCTCGTCGGCGCCCGCTACGGCGCCCTCGGCGTCATCGGGCCGGACGGGCGGCTCGAGCAGTTCATCCACGTGGGCATCGACGCCGACCTGGCCGCCCGCATCGGCCACCTGCCGCGCGGCCTCGGCGTGCTCGGCGCCCTCATCGACGACCCGGAGCCCGTGCGCCGCGAGCACCTCGCCGACGACCCGCGCTCGGCCGGCTTCCCCGCGCACCACCCGCCGATGGACTCCTTCCTCGGCGTCCCGATCCGCGTGCGCGACGAGGTCTACGGCAACCTCTACCTCACCGACCGCGCCGACGGGCCGTTCAGCCCCGAGGACGAGGAGCTGCTCACGTCGCTCGCGGCCGCCGCGGGCGTGGCCATCGACAACGCGCGGCTGTTCGGCGAGTCCGAGCGGCGGCAGGGCTGGGCGCTCGCGCAGGCGGAGATCGCGTCGGCGCTGCTCGACGAGGACGGCGACGACCCGCTCGGGCTCATCGCCTCCTCCGTGATCCGGCTGACCGACGCGTCCGTCGTCGCCGTCGTCGCCCGCACCCCGTCCGGCGCGTTCGCGACCGAGGACGCCTGGGGCGAGGACGCGGCCGACTACGTGGGCCGCGTGTTCAGCGCCGAGGAGACGCCGGCCGCCGGCGTCATCGCCTCGGGCCTCCCGGCGCTCGCGCTGGGGCTCGCGCACCCGGGATCCCCCGACGGCGAGCGCTCCACCGGCAGCGCGATCACGGTGCCGCTCGCCCGGCCCGGCGGCCTCGACGCGGCGCTCGTCGTGGCGCGCGCGCCCGGATCCGCCCGCTTCGCCGACCTCGACCTCGACCTCATCGCCGACTTCGCCGCCCACGCCAGCGTCGCCCTCGAGCTCCGCGGCGCGCGAGCCGCCCGCGAGCGCGTCGCCCTGCTGGAGGACCGCGGGCGGATCGCGCGCGACCTGCACGACAACGTGATCCAGCGCCTGTTCGCCGCGGGGCTGTCGCTGAACGGGATGGACGTGCACGCGGTCGCGCCCTCGGTGCACGCGCGGATCGAGGCGGTGCAGACGCTGCTCGACGACGCGATCGCCGAGATCCGCACGTCCGTCTTCGCGCTGCGCGCCAGCCAGCCGCGCGCCGCGGGCGCCCGGCACCGGCTGCTCGACGTCGTGAGCGAGGTCGCCGGCTCGTTCCCGACGCCGCCGCGCATCGTGTTCCACGGGCACGTCGACGAGGTGGTGGCGGGCGACCTGCTCGACGACGTGGAGGCCGTGGTGCGCGAGGGCCTCGCCAACGCCGTGCGGCACGCCGACGCGACCGCGGTGGTCGTGGAGGTGGGCTGCACGCTCGACGCGACGACCGTGCGGATCTCCGACGACGGCCGCGGACCGACCGGCCGCACGCACGCCAGCGGCATCCGGAACCTCGAGGCGCGGGCGGAGGCGCTCGGCGGATCCAGCTCGCTGGCCCCGCAGGACGCCGGCGGCGCGGTGCTCACGTGGAGCGTGCCGGGGCCGGCGGCCGTCGCCGCCGGGGCTGTCACGGCCGTCGACGGCGCGCCCGAGGCCGCGGGGCGGACCCGATGA
- a CDS encoding response regulator transcription factor yields MTRVFLLDDHELVRRGIADVIERADDLEVVGEAGTVRDAVARVEATRPDVVVLDVRLPDGSGVDACRRIRSRHPGLPCLMLTAFDDDSALEAAVLAGAQGWLLKDIRGAGLVDAIRRVAAGGQLMDREVVRRARARILAPAAPAGEPHLTLREGQILALITEGLTNRQIGERLGLAEKTVKNYVSGLLEKIGVERRTQAAVYGMTHPRRPGA; encoded by the coding sequence ATGACCCGCGTCTTCCTGCTCGACGACCACGAGCTCGTGCGCCGCGGCATCGCCGACGTGATCGAGCGCGCGGACGACCTCGAGGTGGTCGGCGAGGCCGGCACCGTCCGCGACGCCGTCGCGCGCGTGGAGGCGACCCGGCCCGACGTGGTGGTGCTCGACGTGCGGCTGCCCGACGGATCCGGCGTGGACGCCTGCCGCCGCATCCGCTCGCGCCACCCGGGTCTGCCGTGCCTCATGCTCACGGCGTTCGACGACGACTCCGCGCTCGAGGCCGCCGTGCTGGCGGGCGCGCAGGGCTGGCTGCTCAAGGACATCCGCGGCGCCGGCCTCGTCGACGCGATCCGCCGGGTCGCCGCGGGCGGGCAGCTCATGGACCGCGAGGTGGTGCGGCGGGCGCGCGCCCGGATCCTCGCGCCGGCGGCCCCCGCGGGCGAGCCGCACCTGACCCTGCGCGAGGGCCAGATCCTCGCGCTCATCACCGAGGGGCTCACCAACCGGCAGATCGGCGAGCGCCTCGGCCTCGCGGAGAAGACCGTGAAGAACTACGTCTCCGGTCTGCTGGAGAAGATCGGCGTCGAGCGCCGCACGCAGGCGGCCGTGTACGGGATGACGCACCCGCGGCGGCCGGGGGCCTGA
- a CDS encoding IS481-like element IS1122 family transposase: MSHANARLTVHGRVLLVRRVVEDRRPVSHVARELGVSRQCAHRWVNRFRSEGFEGLSDRSSRPRRVPTRTSPERERAVVEARTRLRSGPARLAPVTGVPARTISRILRRHGAPPLAWLDPVTGAVIRASRSTANRYEHEHPGDLIHVDVKKLGRIPDGGGWRAHGRSEQVRGRGIGFDYVHAVVDDHTRLAYAEIHPDEKGVTAAGFLTRAAAYFAEHGITRIERVLTDHAFAYRHSAAFQNAVTQLGARQKFIRPHCPWQNGKVERFNRTLATEWAYRQPFTSNQARTDALDPWIQHYNTERIHSSHGLTPAARVSPTS; encoded by the coding sequence ATGTCCCACGCTAATGCTCGTCTGACGGTTCACGGGAGGGTTCTCCTCGTGCGGCGGGTGGTCGAGGATCGTCGGCCGGTCTCGCATGTCGCGCGCGAACTCGGTGTGTCGCGTCAGTGCGCGCATCGGTGGGTGAATCGGTTCCGGTCCGAGGGCTTCGAAGGCTTGTCGGACCGGTCCTCGAGGCCGAGACGGGTGCCGACGAGGACGAGCCCGGAACGAGAACGAGCCGTCGTGGAAGCGAGGACCCGATTGCGATCAGGTCCTGCCCGGTTGGCGCCGGTGACCGGTGTTCCAGCCCGCACGATCTCCCGCATCCTGCGGCGGCACGGGGCACCGCCGTTGGCATGGTTGGACCCCGTCACCGGGGCCGTGATCCGGGCATCCCGGTCGACGGCAAACCGGTACGAGCATGAGCATCCCGGCGACCTGATCCACGTCGACGTGAAGAAGCTCGGCCGGATCCCGGACGGCGGCGGCTGGCGGGCGCATGGCCGCAGCGAACAGGTTCGTGGTCGTGGGATCGGGTTCGATTACGTCCACGCCGTGGTCGATGACCACACCCGCCTCGCCTACGCGGAGATCCACCCGGACGAGAAGGGCGTGACCGCGGCAGGGTTCCTGACCCGGGCCGCGGCGTACTTCGCCGAGCACGGCATCACCCGCATCGAACGGGTCCTGACGGACCACGCGTTCGCCTACCGGCACTCGGCCGCGTTCCAGAACGCGGTCACGCAGCTCGGTGCGAGGCAGAAGTTCATCCGCCCGCACTGCCCCTGGCAGAACGGCAAGGTCGAACGCTTCAACCGCACCCTCGCGACCGAGTGGGCCTACCGGCAACCCTTCACCAGCAACCAAGCCAGAACCGACGCCCTTGATCCGTGGATCCAGCACTACAACACTGAACGAATCCACTCGAGCCACGGGCTGACGCCCGCGGCCCGAGTGTCACCAACGTCATGA